The proteins below come from a single Candidatus Kirkpatrickella diaphorinae genomic window:
- a CDS encoding Mrp/NBP35 family ATP-binding protein: MTSDKSSFTQEILPQVRSVIDEMCQALGVGELLQLSAIASARLDDGHVFVTWQTAREAAPRIGAIVQRLEAALEKALGVKKATIILTSHRPEGAVQGGRAPRQGGGHRPFALADGSAKNQDDEEGAAVIERLGAVIAVASGKGGVGKSTTAINIAVGLAQKGLRVGMLDADIYGPSLPRMLGHRGRPEIRDGKIIPIDAWGVKAISIGFMVDEEQAVIWRGPMVMGAINQFINDVAWPDLDVTVIDMPPGTGDAQLSIAQKLPLAGAVIISTPQDIALLDARRGVTMFQQLRVPILGLVENMSYFCCPHCHHRTELFSHGGARAAAAESHLPFLGEVPLLAEIRQSGDAGEPIIMAAPDGEAALRYKEVAEAVLQQINAHAGRDGA, translated from the coding sequence ATGACGTCAGATAAATCCTCTTTCACTCAGGAAATTCTTCCGCAGGTGAGATCGGTCATCGATGAGATGTGCCAGGCGCTCGGGGTTGGTGAACTCCTGCAATTATCGGCCATTGCGTCGGCACGCCTTGATGATGGCCATGTTTTTGTCACCTGGCAGACAGCGCGTGAGGCCGCGCCGCGCATCGGCGCCATTGTGCAACGACTTGAAGCCGCGCTTGAGAAAGCTCTGGGCGTGAAGAAGGCCACGATCATCCTGACGTCGCACCGCCCGGAAGGTGCTGTGCAGGGCGGGCGGGCGCCGCGTCAGGGTGGTGGACACCGGCCTTTCGCCCTGGCGGATGGTTCTGCGAAAAATCAGGATGATGAGGAAGGCGCGGCCGTCATTGAGCGTCTCGGCGCGGTCATCGCGGTGGCTTCCGGCAAGGGTGGGGTCGGGAAATCAACGACCGCCATCAATATCGCCGTCGGTCTCGCGCAGAAAGGTCTGCGGGTGGGGATGCTCGATGCCGATATTTACGGCCCTTCCCTGCCCCGCATGTTGGGCCATCGGGGCAGGCCGGAAATTCGTGACGGCAAAATCATCCCGATTGATGCCTGGGGGGTCAAGGCGATCTCGATCGGCTTTATGGTGGATGAGGAACAGGCCGTGATCTGGCGGGGGCCGATGGTCATGGGCGCGATCAATCAGTTCATCAATGATGTTGCGTGGCCCGACCTGGACGTCACAGTGATTGACATGCCGCCAGGGACGGGGGATGCGCAATTATCAATCGCGCAGAAACTGCCATTGGCAGGGGCTGTCATCATTTCGACGCCGCAGGACATCGCTTTGCTTGATGCGCGCAGAGGCGTCACAATGTTCCAGCAACTTCGCGTGCCGATTCTCGGCCTCGTGGAGAACATGTCTTATTTCTGTTGCCCGCATTGTCACCATCGCACCGAGCTTTTCAGTCACGGTGGCGCGCGTGCGGCAGCGGCGGAAAGTCACCTTCCTTTCCTTGGGGAAGTACCGCTCCTGGCGGAGATTCGTCAGAGTGGTGACGCGGGTGAGCCGATTATTATGGCCGCACCGGACGGGGAAGCGGCTTTGCGCTATAAAGAAGTGGCGGAGGCTGTTCTGCAACAGATCAACGCGCATGCAGGCCGTGACGGTGCCTGA
- a CDS encoding OpgC family protein, whose amino-acid sequence MSSDANRIDKRKRRDHRVDALRGLALLMMLTDHVYSDWLNRLTMRNFGFADAADIFVLLAGYASYLAYGRLIMRPPPAGGWRVAIHRIVTRCVRLYLFQLILLFFYIALTRLWRLEWDVPIDFLEPELSHGFDWLLAVVTLQALPDMVNILPIYILFLLSFPLMFWLLRRSPYFLLAGSFTLWALVNLDPAINLPNVIDSDGWYFDPFAWQFIFTIGVLLAFIVHRRGGHLNVSGRFRGLCIAVLIIGVIECFPYKLYHLPDLRMFHLQALADKSSLGPLRILDVLAIFILVQSSGWCTRFASSSPGQILAVMGRHSLEVFCLGTVLDLIIRLGMATFGTHWPLQLASNLVGFLCVYGLAVWLDHHKYEAALMEGKSRAEISGRDDASARQDG is encoded by the coding sequence ATGAGTTCCGACGCCAATCGGATTGATAAACGCAAACGCCGCGACCATCGCGTCGATGCGCTTCGTGGTCTTGCCCTGTTGATGATGTTGACAGACCACGTTTATTCCGACTGGCTGAACCGCCTGACCATGCGCAATTTCGGCTTTGCCGATGCGGCGGATATTTTTGTCCTGCTGGCGGGTTACGCCTCCTACCTCGCGTACGGGCGGCTGATCATGCGCCCACCTCCCGCCGGGGGGTGGCGAGTCGCCATTCATCGTATCGTGACGCGCTGCGTACGGCTTTATCTCTTCCAGCTCATCCTGCTGTTTTTCTATATCGCCCTGACCCGTCTCTGGCGCCTTGAGTGGGACGTGCCGATCGATTTTCTGGAGCCGGAACTCAGCCACGGATTTGACTGGCTTCTGGCCGTCGTGACCCTCCAGGCCCTGCCTGACATGGTCAATATTCTGCCCATCTATATATTGTTCCTGCTCAGTTTCCCGCTGATGTTCTGGCTGTTGCGGCGGTCTCCCTATTTCTTGCTGGCAGGAAGCTTCACCCTCTGGGCGCTTGTCAATCTGGATCCCGCGATCAACCTTCCTAACGTCATTGATTCCGATGGATGGTATTTTGACCCGTTCGCCTGGCAGTTCATTTTCACCATCGGTGTGCTGCTCGCCTTCATCGTACACCGTCGGGGCGGTCATCTGAACGTTTCGGGGCGCTTCCGCGGCCTTTGCATCGCGGTGCTGATCATCGGGGTCATTGAGTGCTTCCCCTATAAACTCTACCATTTGCCGGATCTCCGGATGTTTCACCTCCAGGCCCTTGCCGATAAATCGAGCCTCGGGCCCCTGCGCATCCTCGATGTTCTCGCGATTTTTATCCTGGTGCAGAGTTCGGGCTGGTGCACACGATTTGCATCCTCCTCCCCGGGCCAGATCCTCGCCGTGATGGGACGACACTCTTTGGAGGTTTTCTGCCTCGGCACAGTGCTTGATCTGATCATCCGCCTCGGCATGGCGACATTCGGCACGCATTGGCCGCTCCAGCTTGCGTCGAACCTCGTCGGGTTCCTCTGCGTATATGGATTGGCTGTCTGGCTTGATCACCATAAATATGAGGCCGCCTTGATGGAGGGGAAAAGCCGTGCCGAGATTTCCGGCCGCGATGACGCGTCAGCGCGTCAAGATGGCTGA